CCTCGATGGCGCGCGCAATCTCCTCCGCATTGACCTGCGGCCGGTCCCCCCCCCCAGCCAGATCAGGGCCGCGTTGGAGGCGAGAAGGGCCGCCTGCAGCTCCATTGCTGGGGTGGAGAGGAGCACCACGTGCCCCTCGCTCGGACGAGAGGCCGCGTCACCCAGGCGTGGCATGGCGCCGTGGTTGGCCGGGAGCGGCGGGGGGCctggcgggaggacgacggccAGATTGGTGGGCGCAGAAGCTGGAAGCGGGGGGACGACGGGCGCAGGGGCCGACAGAGGGGAGCGGACAGAGGGATTATGACGAAGAGGCTGCCGCTGAAGCCGGAGCGAGCACCCCCAAGCAAAGTGGCCCTGCCGGTCGCAGTAATTGCAGCGCACCGGGTCTCTGCACTCCCAGGCGAAGTGGCCGGTGCCCCGGCAGTTGAAGCAGAGCAAATCACCCCTTCTCTTGAATGCACGCGGCGGAGGTCGCTGGCGATTGAATGCATCTTGCGACCGAAGCGTTGGGCGCCTTGAATGCAGGGGAGGGATGGCCGGTGAGGAGCGCCACCAAAACGGAGGCCTGACCACCTGCCAGCCCGCGGCCAGGAGACCCGGTGGAGAGGGGGCGCGCCGCCCAACATCAGCACGGGTCGGCGAGAGACTTGAAGGCACCCAACCCGGATTCGCGGGCGGAGTGAATGCCTCAACCACCGCGCGGCGGgaggccgccagctgggccgcacCCCGCGCCGCATCAGCGGCCTGGCACCAGAACGCAGGCGGCGTCTCAGGCACGAAGGACACGGAGGCGGCAGGCGCGGCTGGCCGAGCAGGCAAACCCAGATCTGGACCGGATCCAGCCCAACCCAGGCGCGGCGGGGGCGAATCGAACCCCGGTGGCAACAGCAGCGAGCCACCAGCGGACGGAGAAGCGGGGGGCAGCAGGCGAAggacggcggtggcggtggctgcGGGTGCCGGAGCGGCGAGTCGCAGGAGCGTGGGTGCCATATCCTCACCCTAGCGGCGACTTCCTGGCTCTTTCTTTGGATCTGTGTTGAAGAGAGATTCTAAATGTTACTAGGAATGTTAATTACATGCCAGTACTACTAGCCATGTACCATCGTACCACAAGCCAAGAAAGCGCATACACTCGGAGAGACAGAACTATACACGAGTTTCTTTTTTGCGAAAATGATTTAGATCTATTATTATCAAACTTCACCGCAAATTACAAAGCACATGAACGTAATAAAAATTACTTCAAGGTCCTAAAACCGCATATATTACCAACTGGACAGAACTACTCCCACCGCCCCATGACGTAAGACGtattttgacactagtatagtgtcaaaaaagttcttacattatgggacggaacTAGCAGTGTATATGCAACTGAAAGGGAAAATTAACACTGGCAATGAACACGCACGCAGGACGCAGCATCCCGTCGATCATCAGGACATGTTGGGTTCAGTCGACGCATGAGCTGAGGCCCAGGCATCCCATCCACATGCTCCCCGTCTGCACAAAACCGCATTCAAACAAAGAGCAGTCAGCTCCAGCTATTCAcgacaaaaataaaagaaacattCTTTCTTTCTTGGTGGACCGTGCGATACCTTCCTCGGCCCCCGGTGGGGGGCGAGCTCCGGcggtggcacctggtacaggtccCCGTCGACTGGCCGCACCACCCGCCTGGAGTCGCCGCCTTTGGCCGTCGAGCGCTCCCGGGACACGTCGCCCTCGGGCCGCCTCCTCGCCTGCTTCTTGGGCGTGGGTTTGCCCGGGGGCGGCGAGTACCTGAACCACACGTCGCTGCaggcctccggctccggcgtggcGTAGCACGCGGTCGCCGCCGCCGCATGCGGCTCGTCGTGGTGGTAGTTGTAGTTCCACTCCCCGAACGCCGGCACGCGACGCCTCCTCGCCTTCTGCAAGCAAGACCAAACGATAATGAGGACTCCAATTCTGGGTGAAGTTGCTGGCAAGGAGGCTTTCCCTAGCTCACAGCACACTTACCGCCATCTGGTTCAGCACGGAGACCAAATGagccgccaagaagaagaagacgaacaagAAGAAGGGAAGCTGGGGCCGGTGAGTGAGTGGGGCTACGAGGCTGAAGAGAATGGAATGGAACCTCCTCCAATGGCTGGCTGGCTGGATGTGCGTGCATTTATAGCGAGTATTG
The nucleotide sequence above comes from Triticum aestivum cultivar Chinese Spring unplaced genomic scaffold, IWGSC CS RefSeq v2.1 scaffold17423, whole genome shotgun sequence. Encoded proteins:
- the LOC123177053 gene encoding uncharacterized protein, giving the protein MAKARRRRVPAFGEWNYNYHHDEPHAAAATACYATPEPEACSDVWFRYSPPPGKPTPKKQARRRPEGDVSRERSTAKGGDSRRVVRPVDGDLYQVPPPELAPHRGPRKTGSMWMGCLGLSSCVD